From Vogesella sp. XCS3, the proteins below share one genomic window:
- the fliR gene encoding flagellar biosynthetic protein FliR: MISFSDAQINALLAYFLWPFARIVGLMLADPLLSSKSIPRRYKAGFAMFLTILLAPVLPPMPEVSVVSAQGTLIVIQQLLIGVSIGLVMRIVLTGVEMAGFLMGSQMGLGFAMFFDPQHSAQVPAVSRVLSVFATLIFLTFDGHQVLIATLAESFRLMPVGAPFPATSLYSLAVWGGKLFEWGLWLSLPVVGTLLVVNLAIGVMTRAAPQFNVFSFGFPVTLFIGFVALYLSLPLMEPALSQLYRESFDFIAALLKAR; this comes from the coding sequence ATGATCAGTTTCAGCGATGCCCAGATCAATGCGCTGCTGGCGTATTTCCTGTGGCCATTTGCCCGCATTGTGGGCCTGATGCTGGCCGACCCGCTGCTATCGTCCAAAAGCATACCGCGCCGCTACAAGGCCGGTTTTGCCATGTTTCTCACCATCTTGCTGGCGCCGGTGCTGCCGCCCATGCCCGAGGTGTCGGTGGTGTCGGCCCAGGGTACGCTGATCGTGATCCAGCAGCTACTGATTGGCGTTAGCATCGGGCTGGTGATGCGTATCGTGCTGACCGGTGTGGAAATGGCCGGTTTTCTGATGGGTAGCCAGATGGGGCTGGGCTTTGCCATGTTTTTTGACCCGCAGCATTCTGCCCAGGTGCCGGCAGTATCCCGCGTGCTCAGCGTGTTTGCTACCCTGATATTCCTGACTTTTGACGGCCATCAGGTCTTGATTGCCACCCTGGCGGAAAGCTTCCGTCTGATGCCGGTGGGCGCGCCATTTCCGGCGACTTCGCTGTATAGCCTGGCGGTATGGGGGGGCAAGCTGTTCGAGTGGGGGCTGTGGCTGTCACTGCCTGTGGTCGGCACGCTCTTGGTGGTGAACCTGGCCATCGGGGTGATGACGCGCGCGGCGCCGCAGTTCAACGTGTTCTCTTTTGGCTTTCCCGTGACACTGTTTATCGGCTTTGTGGCGCTATACCTGTCGCTGCCACTGATGGAGCCGGCTTTGTCGCAGCTTTACCGCGAGTCATTCGACTTTATTGCAGCGTTGCTGAAGGCGCGCTAG
- a CDS encoding YebC/PmpR family DNA-binding transcriptional regulator — MAGHSKWANIKHKKERADAKRGKIFTRLIKEITVAAKMGGADIDSNPRLRLAVDKAWDANMPKDNIQRAIDRGAGTLEGVDYLECRYEGYGIGGAAVMVDCLTDNKTRTVADVRHAFSKYGGNMGTDGCVAFQFTHCGYLVFAPGTDEDALMEKALEVGADDVVSNDDGSLEVITPPYEFTRIKGELEAAGFKSEMGEVTMRPQNESVLAGDDAVRMQKLLDALEDLDDVQEVYTSAVLED, encoded by the coding sequence ATGGCTGGCCACAGTAAATGGGCGAATATCAAGCACAAGAAGGAACGCGCTGACGCCAAGCGCGGCAAAATCTTTACCCGTCTGATCAAGGAAATCACCGTTGCCGCCAAAATGGGCGGTGCCGATATTGATTCCAACCCGCGCCTGCGTCTGGCGGTGGACAAGGCCTGGGATGCCAACATGCCCAAGGACAACATCCAGCGCGCCATCGACCGTGGTGCCGGCACGCTGGAAGGCGTGGATTACCTGGAATGCCGTTACGAAGGGTACGGTATCGGCGGCGCTGCCGTGATGGTGGACTGCCTGACCGACAACAAAACCCGTACCGTGGCCGACGTGCGCCATGCTTTCTCCAAGTACGGCGGCAATATGGGTACGGATGGCTGCGTGGCTTTCCAGTTTACCCACTGCGGTTACCTGGTGTTTGCACCGGGTACTGACGAAGACGCGTTGATGGAAAAAGCACTGGAGGTCGGTGCCGACGACGTAGTCAGCAACGACGACGGCTCGCTGGAGGTAATTACCCCGCCGTACGAGTTCACCCGTATCAAGGGCGAGCTGGAAGCCGCAGGCTTCAAGTCCGAAATGGGCGAAGTGACCATGCGCCCGCAAAACGAAAGCGTGCTGGCCGGTGACGACGCTGTGCGTATGCAGAAGCTGCTGGACGCGCTGGAAGACCTGGACGACGTGCAAGAGGTGTATACCTCCGCCGTACTGGAAGATTGA
- a CDS encoding ABC transporter substrate-binding protein, with the protein MPLVRLAKACFIAGFFFLLAHAGLAAAEPLRMYCSEHTVPKHFAEHGRPAGYGVALGLAILKQAGIEAEAHCMPWARAIQEVAAGKGIMAPVFSKTPEREQQLLFSQKVMDDPVVLVQAAARPFAFRHPTDLAGRRVGTTRASRFTDAFNAAMPSMQINEDGGPQQRLQMLVVGRLDVAVIAGGVHAVRYNARQAGIAIEQLRIVSLPVMLDPNFFAVSRHFPDAGGLVARLNTTIARMRQDRSLNRLLAEFQAQY; encoded by the coding sequence ATGCCGTTAGTGCGTCTGGCCAAGGCCTGCTTCATAGCAGGCTTTTTCTTTTTGCTTGCCCACGCCGGCTTGGCCGCTGCCGAGCCGCTGCGCATGTATTGCAGCGAGCACACCGTACCCAAGCACTTTGCCGAGCATGGCCGCCCCGCTGGTTATGGCGTGGCCTTGGGCCTGGCGATCCTGAAACAGGCAGGCATTGAGGCCGAAGCGCATTGCATGCCGTGGGCGCGCGCCATCCAGGAGGTGGCAGCTGGCAAGGGCATCATGGCACCGGTGTTTTCCAAAACACCGGAACGCGAGCAGCAGCTGCTGTTCTCGCAGAAAGTCATGGATGACCCGGTGGTACTGGTACAGGCTGCGGCACGGCCGTTTGCCTTTCGCCACCCCACTGATCTGGCCGGGCGCAGGGTGGGGACCACCCGTGCTTCGCGCTTTACCGATGCGTTTAACGCAGCCATGCCATCCATGCAAATCAACGAGGATGGTGGCCCACAGCAGCGTTTGCAGATGCTGGTTGTCGGCCGTCTGGACGTCGCGGTGATCGCCGGCGGGGTGCACGCAGTACGCTATAACGCGCGCCAGGCGGGTATTGCTATCGAACAGCTGCGTATTGTCAGCTTGCCCGTCATGCTGGACCCGAACTTTTTTGCCGTATCGCGGCATTTTCCTGACGCTGGTGGCTTGGTAGCACGCCTGAATACCACCATCGCCAGAATGCGCCAGGATCGCAGCCTTAACCGCTTGCTGGCCGAGTTCCAGGCGCAGTACTAG
- a CDS encoding glutaminase, translating into MDIQQLIDDIARDIAPYLSAGKPADYIPALAGESATQFAMAVSTLDGQHFHTGLADKRFSIQSISKAFMLAHTLAQSGESLWQRVGKEPSGNPFNSLVQLEYEHGIPRNPFINAGALVVTDIAIGQQGDSSAALRSFLREESGEEALDFDYVIASSEAEHGHRNAALAHFMKSCGNIRNPVDQVLAHYFRACSLRMSVRELARAGLFLANHGASPVSGQQRLSRSQAKQVNAIMLTCGTYDAAGEFAYRVGLPCKSGVGGGILAILPGKMSIAVWSPGLDTRGNSLAGLEALDRFTTRSGQSVF; encoded by the coding sequence ATGGACATTCAGCAACTGATCGACGATATCGCCCGCGATATCGCCCCTTATCTGTCGGCCGGCAAGCCGGCGGACTACATCCCGGCGCTGGCCGGAGAAAGCGCCACGCAGTTTGCCATGGCGGTTTCTACCCTGGACGGCCAGCACTTCCATACCGGCCTCGCCGACAAGCGCTTTTCCATCCAGAGCATTTCCAAGGCCTTCATGCTGGCGCACACGCTGGCACAGAGCGGCGAATCGCTATGGCAACGCGTAGGTAAAGAGCCTTCCGGCAACCCGTTCAACTCGCTGGTGCAGCTGGAGTACGAGCACGGCATTCCGCGCAACCCCTTCATCAACGCGGGGGCTCTGGTGGTAACCGATATCGCCATCGGCCAGCAGGGTGACAGCAGCGCGGCGCTGCGTTCCTTCCTGCGAGAGGAAAGCGGCGAAGAGGCGCTGGATTTCGACTACGTGATTGCGTCGTCGGAAGCCGAACACGGCCACCGCAATGCGGCGCTGGCACATTTCATGAAGAGCTGCGGCAATATCCGCAACCCGGTAGACCAGGTGCTGGCGCACTACTTCCGCGCCTGCAGCCTGCGCATGTCGGTACGCGAGCTGGCGCGCGCCGGCCTGTTTCTGGCCAACCACGGCGCCTCGCCGGTCAGCGGCCAACAGCGGCTCAGCCGCAGCCAGGCCAAGCAGGTGAACGCCATTATGCTGACCTGTGGCACCTACGATGCCGCCGGCGAGTTTGCCTACCGCGTCGGCTTGCCCTGCAAGAGCGGCGTCGGCGGCGGCATTCTGGCCATCCTGCCGGGCAAGATGAGCATTGCAGTGTGGAGCCCGGGGCTGGACACGCGCGGCAACTCGCTGGCCGGGCTGGAGGCGCTGGACCGCTTCACCACCCGTAGCGGCCAGTCGGTGTTCTGA
- a CDS encoding HD domain-containing protein — protein MTHALPHWQAVCRDLATRHADNDGAHDLAHLQRVWQSASQLLHSYPQADALVVMAACYLHDLVNLPKNHPERHLASRQAAALASQALAAAGFPADKLAAVSHAIEAHSFSAAITPQTLEAQIVQDADRLDALGAVGLARLFYTAGKMDSQLAHSDDPQAQQRPLDDRRYALDHITVKLATLPATMQTEAGRALGEQRLAWIMQFRATFLAEWGSKQP, from the coding sequence ATGACGCACGCTCTACCCCACTGGCAGGCCGTCTGCCGCGACCTGGCCACACGCCATGCCGACAACGATGGCGCCCACGACCTGGCCCACTTGCAGCGCGTATGGCAAAGCGCCAGCCAGCTGCTGCACAGCTACCCCCAAGCCGATGCGCTGGTGGTGATGGCGGCCTGCTACCTGCACGACCTGGTGAACCTGCCCAAGAACCACCCGGAACGCCACCTAGCTTCGCGCCAGGCTGCCGCACTGGCCAGCCAGGCGTTGGCCGCTGCCGGCTTTCCCGCCGACAAGTTGGCCGCAGTCAGCCACGCCATCGAGGCGCACAGCTTTTCTGCGGCCATCACGCCGCAAACGCTGGAGGCGCAAATCGTGCAGGATGCCGACCGGCTGGATGCACTGGGGGCTGTCGGCCTGGCGCGGCTGTTTTACACCGCCGGCAAGATGGACAGCCAGCTGGCGCACTCGGACGACCCGCAGGCACAGCAGCGCCCGCTGGATGACCGCCGCTATGCGCTGGACCACATTACCGTGAAGCTGGCCACACTGCCGGCAACCATGCAGACCGAGGCTGGCCGCGCGCTGGGCGAACAGCGCCTAGCCTGGATTATGCAATTCCGCGCAACTTTTCTGGCGGAGTGGGGTTCCAAGCAGCCCTGA
- the motA gene encoding flagellar motor stator protein MotA gives MNVGIGYAIALICIFGAYIIHGGDIMVIVHALPTELMAILGGAIGAFVVSNQGKTLKAVKGALPTLFKGSPYTKARYMDLLGMLFEILVKIRKEGLMSVEKDIEDPHSSAVFSKYEAIAHDHHVMDFITDYLRIMVSGNLNAMEIENLMDIEIETHHHEGHSPAAAITRLGDALPAFGIVAAVLGVVNTMGSVGQPPAVLGGMIGSALVGTFLGILLAYGIVAPLGTLLEQKLDESSKEFQCIKTVLLASMQGYAPQTAVEFGRKVLYSTERPTFQELEESIKGKK, from the coding sequence ATGAACGTTGGTATCGGTTACGCAATTGCGCTGATTTGCATTTTTGGCGCCTACATCATTCACGGCGGTGACATCATGGTGATTGTCCATGCACTGCCTACCGAACTGATGGCCATTCTGGGCGGTGCCATTGGTGCCTTTGTGGTGTCCAACCAGGGCAAAACACTCAAGGCGGTAAAAGGCGCCCTGCCTACGCTGTTCAAAGGCTCGCCTTATACCAAGGCCCGCTATATGGACTTGCTGGGCATGCTGTTCGAGATTCTGGTCAAGATCCGCAAGGAAGGCCTGATGTCGGTGGAAAAAGACATCGAAGACCCGCATAGCAGCGCGGTGTTCTCCAAGTACGAAGCCATTGCCCACGACCACCACGTGATGGACTTCATTACCGACTACCTGCGTATCATGGTGTCCGGCAACCTGAACGCCATGGAAATCGAAAACCTGATGGACATCGAAATCGAAACCCATCACCACGAAGGCCACTCCCCCGCCGCGGCGATTACCCGCCTGGGTGACGCCCTGCCGGCCTTCGGTATTGTGGCCGCGGTGCTGGGTGTGGTGAACACCATGGGCTCGGTAGGCCAGCCACCTGCGGTACTGGGCGGCATGATCGGCTCGGCACTGGTGGGTACCTTCCTGGGTATTTTGCTGGCCTACGGTATCGTGGCGCCGCTGGGTACCCTGCTGGAGCAAAAGCTGGACGAAAGCTCCAAAGAGTTCCAGTGCATCAAGACCGTGCTGCTGGCCAGCATGCAGGGTTACGCCCCGCAAACTGCAGTGGAATTTGGCCGCAAGGTGCTGTACTCCACCGAACGCCCCACCTTCCAGGAGCTGGAAGAAAGCATCAAAGGCAAGAAATAA
- the arfB gene encoding alternative ribosome rescue aminoacyl-tRNA hydrolase ArfB produces MAQLHPDDVTFTAIRAQGAGGQNVNKVSSAIHLRFDIRASRLPDSLKDKLLASSDQRISKDGVIIIKAQQYRTQEQNRHDALQRLQAMLDAANITIKARKATKPTWGSQQRRLAGKCNRGSIKAMRGKVDY; encoded by the coding sequence TTGGCCCAGCTCCACCCGGATGACGTGACCTTTACCGCCATACGCGCCCAGGGGGCGGGTGGGCAAAACGTGAACAAGGTGTCGTCCGCCATCCATTTGCGCTTTGACATTCGTGCTTCGCGCCTGCCGGACAGCCTGAAAGACAAACTGCTGGCCAGCAGCGACCAGCGCATCAGCAAAGACGGCGTAATCATCATCAAGGCGCAGCAGTACCGCACCCAGGAGCAAAACCGCCATGATGCACTGCAGCGCCTGCAGGCCATGCTCGATGCGGCCAACATCACGATAAAAGCGCGCAAAGCCACCAAACCCACCTGGGGCAGCCAGCAGCGCCGGTTGGCAGGTAAATGCAATCGCGGTAGCATCAAGGCCATGCGCGGGAAAGTAGACTACTGA
- a CDS encoding GGDEF domain-containing protein — translation MARPDKPYRTAYYHARQDQHALPARRTAALLVGSIFTLMLCVEYVQHPAHWQSILVPRVAGICWAFGALMLMHGRNARRWGNVFHVGGGLLYPATVVWFGYELDRIGISYLSMTQGFAIVDLMLIATTSRFSLLCVASVGNWLIAIASLQLFKLPALAVATVTENVTISLLLCLAVGRIMCKQAKRHDNNLYLLKKSRQRAEQAMRQLASSHREMQHMADRDLLTGLFNRRAGIRHISQLLEQAAGPGDKALLEIDLDRFKPINDQHGHKAGDMVLQITAERLLTTLQQQDVCCRFGGDEFIVALCRDSSQAIRHTIDELDYALSRPIALPSGAIVSVSASIGYCPISAHSQLEALIEQADNAMYLKKRERSSDRQLPFAERRQQRTSR, via the coding sequence ATGGCACGGCCGGACAAACCCTACCGCACGGCGTACTACCACGCGCGGCAAGATCAGCACGCCCTGCCCGCCAGGCGCACTGCCGCACTACTGGTAGGTAGCATCTTTACGCTGATGCTGTGCGTAGAGTACGTACAGCATCCGGCGCACTGGCAGAGCATTCTGGTGCCACGTGTCGCCGGCATCTGCTGGGCTTTTGGTGCACTCATGCTGATGCATGGCCGCAACGCCAGGAGGTGGGGCAATGTATTCCATGTCGGTGGCGGCCTGCTCTACCCCGCCACCGTGGTGTGGTTCGGCTACGAGCTCGATCGTATCGGTATCAGCTATTTATCCATGACCCAGGGCTTTGCCATCGTCGACCTGATGCTGATTGCCACCACTTCGCGCTTTTCCCTGCTCTGTGTGGCCTCGGTCGGTAACTGGCTCATTGCGATTGCCTCACTGCAGCTGTTCAAGCTGCCCGCCTTGGCCGTGGCTACCGTGACAGAAAACGTCACCATCAGCCTACTACTGTGCCTGGCCGTAGGCCGCATCATGTGCAAGCAGGCAAAACGCCACGATAACAACCTCTACTTGCTGAAAAAGTCACGGCAGCGTGCCGAGCAAGCCATGCGCCAGCTCGCCAGCAGCCACCGCGAAATGCAGCATATGGCAGACCGGGACCTGCTGACCGGCTTGTTCAACCGGCGGGCGGGAATACGCCATATCAGCCAGCTGCTGGAACAGGCGGCCGGGCCTGGCGACAAGGCCTTGCTGGAAATCGACCTGGACCGCTTCAAACCCATCAACGATCAGCACGGCCACAAAGCGGGCGATATGGTGCTGCAAATCACGGCAGAACGGCTGCTGACCACCCTGCAGCAGCAAGACGTATGCTGCCGTTTTGGTGGCGACGAGTTCATCGTGGCACTGTGCCGGGACAGCAGTCAGGCGATCCGCCACACCATTGACGAGCTGGACTATGCGCTAAGCCGCCCTATCGCCCTGCCATCCGGCGCTATCGTCTCGGTCAGTGCCAGCATCGGTTATTGCCCGATCAGCGCCCATAGCCAGCTGGAAGCCCTGATCGAGCAAGCGGATAACGCCATGTACCTGAAAAAACGCGAACGCAGCAGCGACAGACAGCTGCCCTTTGCCGAGCGCCGACAACAGCGCACGTCACGCTAG
- a CDS encoding FAD-binding oxidoreductase, whose amino-acid sequence MTTASPCEPLLAALHALLGERLSTSEAMRAHHGHDESCHPDALPDAVVWPHSTAEVSAIACLCSQYGVPMVPYGAGSSVEGHTLAVHGGICIDLSQMNRIVAIHEADLTATVEAGVTRMQLNRELRHSGLFFPIDPGADATLGGMTATRASGTNAVRYGTMRENVLALTAVLASGEVVHTGTRARKSSAGYDLTRLLVGSEGTLAIITEVTVRLYGMPEAMSAAVVNFDSVTGAVDTVIQSIQCGIPLARAEMLDALTMQAVNRHSRTDYPERPTLFLEFHGTAASVAEQAAMVGELAAANGGGGFAWATRDEERNKLWQARHNAYFAGLQLQPGSRCVATDVCVPISRLSECIEATYADLRHEGMQAPLFGHVGDGNFHLMLLVQPGDEAAMTQAKAVNHRLIQRAQGMEGTCTGEHGIGIGKQPYLAAEAGTHGIAMMRAIKLALDPAQLLNPGKIFSR is encoded by the coding sequence ATGACCACCGCCTCCCCATGCGAGCCATTACTGGCAGCGCTGCACGCCCTGCTGGGCGAGCGCCTGTCCACCAGCGAGGCCATGCGCGCCCACCACGGCCACGACGAATCCTGCCATCCGGATGCCCTGCCCGATGCCGTGGTGTGGCCACACAGCACCGCTGAAGTCAGCGCCATTGCCTGTCTGTGCAGCCAGTACGGTGTGCCCATGGTCCCCTACGGTGCCGGCAGCTCGGTAGAAGGCCACACCCTGGCCGTGCACGGTGGCATCTGCATCGACTTGTCGCAGATGAACCGCATAGTGGCCATTCACGAAGCCGACCTCACCGCCACGGTAGAAGCCGGCGTGACACGCATGCAGTTGAACCGTGAGTTACGCCACAGCGGGCTGTTCTTTCCGATAGACCCCGGTGCCGATGCCACGCTGGGCGGCATGACCGCGACGCGGGCCAGCGGCACCAACGCCGTGCGCTACGGCACCATGCGCGAAAACGTACTGGCGCTCACAGCCGTGCTGGCCAGCGGCGAGGTAGTCCACACCGGCACGCGGGCACGCAAGTCGTCTGCCGGCTATGACCTGACCCGCCTGCTGGTGGGTTCGGAAGGCACGCTGGCGATCATTACCGAAGTCACCGTGCGCCTGTACGGCATGCCGGAGGCCATGTCGGCCGCGGTGGTCAATTTCGACAGCGTCACCGGTGCCGTGGATACCGTGATCCAGAGCATACAGTGCGGCATACCGCTAGCCCGCGCCGAGATGCTGGACGCGCTGACCATGCAGGCGGTGAACCGCCATAGCCGCACCGACTATCCCGAGCGCCCTACGCTGTTTCTGGAGTTCCACGGCACCGCCGCCAGCGTGGCAGAACAAGCCGCCATGGTGGGCGAGCTGGCCGCGGCCAACGGCGGCGGCGGCTTTGCCTGGGCCACGCGCGACGAAGAGCGCAACAAGCTGTGGCAGGCGCGCCATAACGCCTACTTTGCCGGCTTGCAGCTGCAACCTGGCAGCCGCTGCGTGGCCACCGACGTATGCGTACCGATATCACGCCTGAGCGAGTGCATTGAAGCCACCTACGCCGACCTGCGGCACGAGGGCATGCAAGCGCCGCTATTCGGCCACGTTGGCGACGGCAACTTTCACCTGATGCTGCTGGTACAGCCCGGCGACGAGGCTGCCATGACACAGGCCAAGGCCGTCAATCACCGCCTGATACAGCGCGCACAGGGCATGGAAGGCACCTGCACCGGCGAGCACGGCATCGGCATTGGCAAACAGCCATACCTGGCAGCAGAAGCCGGCACCCATGGCATCGCCATGATGCGCGCCATCAAGCTGGCGCTAGACCCGGCACAACTGCTGAACCCCGGGAAAATATTCAGCCGCTAG
- a CDS encoding ABC transporter ATP-binding protein/permease: MNWGNELLASGIWLGKAMLITVLVSSIAIWLTTRFSRWGRQFLRLAGDFFRPVNNGWRPLLTILLVLLVTLAGVRVNVLFSNWYNEMYASLQKLDAKLFWASMLIFAVLASVHVGRSLFEVYIQQAFVIRWREWLNERMLSRWLQGQTFYRTQHLADPVDNPDQRIQQDIASFVSSSLSLSMGVIDALVSTFEFTLILWGLSGVLAVFGLEIPRGMVFAVYLYVIVATVFAFGIGRPLIRLNFLNEKLGADYRYALVRLREYSESIAFYRGHLVEGAQLRQRFGRLIDNSWAILFRNLKFTGFNFVVSQTAAVFPFIIQAPRFFSKQISLGDMVQTAQAFGQLQDNLSFFRRAYDDFAQYKAVLDRLTGFLDAAEASDALPCAHTQPQSSGLQLGQLDVTTPDGRPLLSGLSLSLAAGNALLIRGPSGSGKTTLLRAIAGLWPYCQGNIGYPLDSVLFLSQKPYLPLGSLRDALSYPQAAVADADRIQRTLQAVQLGHLASRLDEEADWSRILSLGEQQRLAFGRLLLAAPKVAFLDEATSAMDEGLEDALYRLVRSQLPDTVLVSVGHRSTLLVHHSHQLQLQGEGRWLLQ, from the coding sequence ATGAACTGGGGAAACGAACTATTGGCCAGCGGCATCTGGCTGGGCAAGGCCATGCTGATTACGGTGCTGGTCAGCAGCATTGCCATCTGGCTCACTACCCGCTTTAGCCGCTGGGGGCGCCAGTTTCTGCGCCTGGCAGGGGACTTTTTCCGCCCGGTTAACAATGGCTGGCGGCCATTGCTCACCATCCTGCTGGTGCTACTGGTGACGCTGGCGGGGGTACGGGTGAATGTGCTGTTTTCCAACTGGTACAACGAAATGTACGCCTCGCTGCAAAAGCTGGATGCCAAGCTATTCTGGGCGTCTATGCTGATTTTTGCCGTGCTGGCCAGCGTACACGTTGGCCGCAGCCTGTTCGAGGTGTACATCCAGCAGGCTTTCGTCATCCGCTGGCGCGAATGGCTGAACGAGCGCATGTTGTCGCGCTGGCTGCAGGGGCAGACTTTCTACCGCACCCAGCACCTGGCCGACCCGGTAGATAACCCGGACCAGCGCATCCAGCAGGACATCGCCAGTTTTGTCAGCAGCAGCCTGTCGCTGTCAATGGGTGTCATCGACGCCCTGGTGTCCACCTTCGAGTTCACCCTGATACTGTGGGGCCTGTCCGGTGTACTGGCGGTATTCGGGCTGGAGATTCCGCGCGGCATGGTGTTTGCCGTATACCTGTACGTGATCGTCGCTACGGTGTTTGCCTTTGGCATTGGCCGCCCGCTGATCCGCCTGAACTTCCTTAACGAAAAACTGGGTGCCGATTATCGCTACGCACTGGTGCGGCTACGCGAGTACAGCGAGAGCATTGCCTTTTATCGCGGCCACCTTGTCGAAGGCGCGCAGCTACGCCAGCGCTTCGGCCGACTTATCGATAACAGCTGGGCCATCCTGTTCCGTAACCTGAAATTCACCGGTTTCAACTTTGTTGTCAGCCAGACCGCCGCCGTATTCCCGTTCATCATCCAGGCGCCGCGATTCTTCTCCAAGCAGATCTCGCTGGGCGACATGGTGCAAACCGCGCAGGCTTTCGGGCAGCTGCAAGACAATCTGTCTTTCTTCCGCCGTGCTTATGACGACTTTGCCCAGTACAAGGCCGTGCTGGATCGTCTTACCGGCTTTCTGGATGCCGCCGAAGCCAGCGATGCCCTGCCCTGCGCCCACACGCAGCCGCAAAGCAGCGGCCTGCAGCTTGGCCAGCTGGACGTCACTACACCGGATGGCCGCCCCTTGCTAAGCGGCCTGAGCCTTAGCCTGGCAGCGGGTAATGCGCTGCTGATACGCGGCCCGTCCGGCAGTGGTAAAACCACCTTGCTACGCGCCATTGCCGGCCTGTGGCCGTATTGCCAGGGCAATATCGGCTACCCGCTGGACAGCGTGCTGTTCCTGTCGCAAAAGCCTTACCTGCCGCTAGGCAGCCTGCGCGATGCACTGAGCTACCCGCAGGCCGCCGTTGCCGACGCCGACCGTATCCAGCGCACCTTGCAAGCGGTACAGCTGGGCCACCTGGCCAGCCGGCTGGACGAAGAGGCAGACTGGAGCCGCATCTTGTCGCTGGGCGAGCAACAACGCCTGGCGTTTGGCCGCCTGCTGTTGGCCGCACCGAAAGTGGCATTCCTGGATGAGGCCACCTCGGCCATGGATGAAGGCCTGGAAGACGCACTGTACCGGCTGGTACGCAGCCAGCTGCCGGACACGGTACTGGTCAGCGTCGGTCACCGCAGCACCCTGCTGGTACACCATAGCCATCAGTTACAGCTGCAAGGCGAAGGGCGCTGGCTGCTGCAATAG